The genomic segment ACCAGGAACTGTCTGAATTTGCGTGACACGGTGCTGCCCTGCGTTCATCTGCGCGACTACTTCGGACGCCGCGAACCACCTGCCCGCCGTCAAAACGTGGTGGTAGTTCGCTCCGGTAATCGCAAGGTAGGATTAATCGTGGATCGCCTGATGGGTGAACTGCAAACAGTTATCAAACCTTTGTCACCCATCTTCGGCACAATTCGCGGCGTAAGCGGCTCGACTATCCTGGGAAGTGGCAAAGTGGCGCTGATTCTCGACATACCGAGTTTGATTCAAAACGCCGCTGAACGAGAAATGCCGCGATTGTTTCAGCGGCGCGCTAGTGCGTTAGAAATGTTGGAATCATCATGATTCATTATTTTATGATAGTAATCATAAATTTACTGATTATCTCCCTGCATCCCTGCTTTCATGATTTTGATATTGTATTGAATCATTTTGATATAGCTGCTGGCGGGGCCATTCTCTTTGGATAGCGCCTCGGCGTACAGAACACCCCCCGGTCGCGCTCCGGTTTCGCGGGCAACCAGCTTGACCAGGCGGGCATCAGTGGCATTTTCGATAAATACTGCCTTGATTTGTTCTCTGCGAATTTGATCGATCAACGCCGCTACCTGTTGAGCCGATGGTTCTGATTCGGTCGAGAAGCCAATCGGCGCCCTGAACTCAATGCCATAGGCGTTACCTAGGTAGCCAAATGATTGATGACTAGTGATTATTTTTCGTTTATCCATCGGAATTGTTTCAATCTCATGACGCGCCCAAGCGTCAAGCTTTCTTAGTTCCGCAAGATAACGGTCGCCGCTAATCTGATATTGCGCAGTATGGGCGGGATCGGCAGCGATCAGCGCCGCCTGAATGTTAGTAGCGTAAATCACCCCATTGGCGGCACTGGTCCAGGCATGAGGGTCAGTAGTAATGACGTTCCTGGACTTCACACCGTTTTCTCTTACGTGGTCAATCAGGGTATGAGTTTCAACGCCATTGGAAGCAACCACGACTTTTCCATGGTAGCCAGAAGCACTGATCAATCGATCCATCCAGCCTTCCAGGCCAAGACCGCTGACGAAAACGAGCTCGGCATGAGCTAGTGCCGCACTATCCGTTGGAGTTGGCTCGTAAACATGGGGATCGCCATTGGAACCAACCAGCATGCGCACCTTGACCTGGTTACCCCCCACCTCTTGAACCATATCGGCGAGAACGCTGAAGGTAACCACGACATTGATCTCTTGAGACCACACCGCCTCCGGCAAATACCAGATTAGCAAACCGATAATGAACGATTTCATCCACATTCGGCGCAGAAAACGTTGGCTTTAGCCATGGTAGAGGAAGCGCCGCCTCCTGTTTTTTCTTGCAGTTGAAGTTGAAGTGAAATTGCCGGTCTTTCCCAACCGTCAGCACTGTCTGCCGACAGACAGGCGACAGGCAGAAGGAAGCATTCGTAGGTCAGTCTTGTACTTCGTTGCAACGTAACCACGATTTGTAGATCTGGTTGGTAAACCAAGCTTTTTCCATAAAACCCCCGCCTTTTGCGTGGCATGGTTTAGATAAACACTTATGCGCACATTTTAAGAGACAGTTGACGCAAATATACGGGTAATGCCTGCTCGGCAGGCATCCCGCGTCCGGCGGCCAGCTCGGATACCGCAAGGCGCGCTACGTCTCCAGCCCGAGGATAGAGCAGCTCCGACAGGATGGTGATTGCGCTCCCAGTCAAGGATTGGATAAGGACAGTGCCGTGAGTACCCCAGCCACTACCCACGATTATCCATCCACCGTCTCCCGGTGGCAGTGTGACTTGCTCTGGCCGACAGACACTAACCGCGCCAACCACTCTCACCAGAAAATCAGAGCCGCGTCGAAAAGCGCCATGGTAGACTTCTCCCATGCGTGCGTCCTGTATTGCCAATATCTGTTCACCTATTTCCCCATGCGGGGAATAATTCCTAGTAGCTTGCGCCAAAGCTGCCAGAGAAGAAATTGCCACCACTGGCAATTCCGCTGCGAACGCCAGTCCCTGTACGACTCCTGCAGCAATCCGCAATCCTGTAAAGGCACCTGGCCCACAACCAAAAGCAAGGCCATCCAGTTCTTTCAAACCTAAACCACCTTCCCTTAATAGCTCATCAACCATCGACAGGATGAGTGTTCCATGAGAACGCGGAGCAAGCACGAATTGTTCTCGTATTTCTTCATTGAGCCATAAAGCACAAGAACAGGCATCAGTCGATGTTTCAATGGCCAGAATTTTCATTTCAAATTTTTCGTAATCCCAGTGGATCATCGGGATCGACATTTTCCATAAAAGGCCGACGGCGATCAGAATGAGTTACTTGATAGATGCAGCCCATCCAGTTTCCAACTACTGCCTCAGCTGTGTCGTGCCAGGTATTGTCTAAACGCCGGCTGATTAAATGTTCAGGAAATTTCGGAATGATTTTTTTCCGTGCGCGCGCAAATTCAACCTGCTCGCGGTATTCATTTAAAATAGCTTGTTCTTGGAGACCAAAATAATTATGTGGAAACGGCGGATAAATCTGGATTCGGCCTTCGGCGTAAAAGATGGTATCACGTTTGTATTCCTTCAACAGGGAGATGGTGTCATATTCAGGATGCCCCTGAAAAAATACCATACGCAGTCGATCATTGCTTACTGCGAGATGCACCCCGGCCTCCTCGCTTTCTGCCAGGATATGGACGCCGGCGGCTTCAAATTGTTGTCGAGAAATATCGTTCCACCGTGAATGCGGCACATCGAAACGAGTATTGATGTCTTTCACCAATGGATGATAAAAATCCATTACACGGTGAGAATATACTCCCCAACGTTTGCGTGGCATGGCAACACGGCGTTGATCGTAAAGAATTTGCAGCACGGCGTGAGTCGCCAAGCAAGAGCATAATGTGGAAGTAACGCTTTCAAGCGCCCAATCAATCACTGCAATAAGCGGTTGCCAAAAAGATTCCCGTGAAAGCTCGGAATGAGTGACATTAGCTCCGCTAATAATTAGACCATCAAGACCTTCTTTTCTGACTTTGTCAAATGGCTCGTAATAACAGGCTATATGCTTGCGAGCTGATTCTCCGCGAGGTAGCGCGTCCAGGGTGAAGGGGTGCGCATGGAATTGGGCAATTGGATTGCTTTCTCCAATTAAGCGAAAAAATTGGCGTTCCGTGGCTTCCAGAGCGGCATCAGGCATCATGTTGCACAGTCCGATGTGTAACTCACGAATATCTTGTTGAGCTGCGCGGCACGCCGGAAGAATATTGACTCCCTCTTGACGCAAACGCTCAAAGCTCGGTAAACCATTATGGGCAACCAGGGGCATTTAGATATCTGCTGTTGCAAACTTTATGATAATTATGAAAAATACCAGATTCACGTTTCCCCGTCAATTCGATATTTACGTTTCTTGTCAATTTGATTTTGCGGCAGGGGGATTCGTGTTAGTGGCTGCTACGCCGGGCATTGAATTATTTGAATTATTCAAGGAAACCAATTTTACAACGCTTCCTGGCCGCGCGTTCATCATTCCTTCGATAATTACCCGTTCGCCACCGGACAGACCAGATGAAACCAACCATTGGTTACCGATGGCGCGATTAAGTGTCAACATGCGCCGTTGAACGGTATTGGCATCATCTACAATGAGCACCATTGGTTCGCCTTTGGGAGTGCGTGTCACTCCTTGCTGAGGAGCTAAAATGGCCTTTTCGATGATCCCGTCCTGAATGACCGCACGTAAAAACATGCCTGGCAGCAACAAATAATTTGGATTGGGGACCACAATGCGCAAGCTAAATGAGCCGGTTGCTGGATCAATCGTGATATCACGGAATTGCATTTTTCCTTCCAGCGGATACGCTGTCCCGTCTTCCAAAAAAATCCTGACTTTATTTTCTTTTTTTCCATTCATGCTGAACCGTCCATTTTCTACATTGCGTTTTAAGCGTAGCAGTTCCGATGATGATTGAGAAACATCAACATAAATTGGATCAAGTTGTTGAATAGTAGCAAGGACCAATGGCTGATACGCTGTCACCAGCGCGCCATCGGTTACATTCGATTTACCAACGCGCCCGGAAATGGGTGCAGTAACTCGAGTGTAATCAAAATTAATTTGGGCTGCCTCCACCGAGGTTTTCCAATATTCAATTTCAGCTTGTGTCTGCGCCACTGCTGCGAGCGCATCATCATAATCCTGTTGACTGATTGCATTGTTAGCCAGTAATTTTCGATAGCGTTCAGCGCGTGCGCGAACCGATGGCAAACTAGCGCGCGCTTTACCAAGCGAGGCCCGCGCTGAGTCCTGGGCCACCTGAAAGGATACAGGATCAATCTGGTACAATAATTGTCCTGCCTTAACATCTGAGCCTTCCTGAAATAAACGTTTCTGGATAATGCCATTAACTCTAGGACGTATTTCAGCAACCAAATAAGCGGAAGCACGTCCCGGCAATTCAGTGGTTAATTCGACAGAACTTGGCTCGATGGTCACTGTTGCTACTTCTGGAACTGGAGTGAGAGCTGGTACGCTTGGTGGCGTCGGCGCAGCGAATTTATTTTCACATCCTACCAAAAGAAAAATTATTGGTATAAAAATTATCATCCGGTTGATCGATTGGGATCGGTACCTGATTGGTTGCATCGTGAATCTCCACCGAACGAAAATGATTTAATGACTAAAAAAAGCAAGGAAGATTTTGTTTTACTTCAAGCTACCGTGAGCGGTCATCAAGCGTAAAAAATTGGTGGTGGTTGCCTCGGCGAGGGTGATTAATTCCATTTTACGTACCTTAGCAAGCTGTTCGGCTACATATCGAACCCAGGCTGGATGGTTGGATTTTCCACGATAGGGTACAGGAGCCAAATAAGGAGAATCAGTTTCCACCAATAACGATTCAAGTGGCAAACGAATTGCCACCTCGCGCAATTCAACGGCGTTACGGAAAGTTATAATTCCGGAAAAAGAAATATAAAAACCTAATTCCCAGGCGGCGCGGGCGGTATTCCAATCTTCGGTGAAACAATGCATGATTCCGCCAACTTCGCGTGCGCCCTCCTCGGCCAGGATACGCAAAGTATCGGCGCGCGCTTCACGACTGTGAATGATTAGCGGTTTACCTACCGCCCGCGCCGCTATAATATGACGACGAAAACGCTCCTGTTGCCAGCCAGAATCACCTTGATGATAGTGATAATCCAATCCTGTTTCGCCGATGGCCACTACCGCCGGATGTTGAGCCAAAGCAATTAATTCCTCAACCTCGGGTTCGTGGGAAACACACTCCCCAGGATGAATTCCAACTGAAATGTGAACATCAGAAAAATTTTCCGCTATGGTCAGTATTTGAGAAAAATTATCGAGATTGATGGACACACACAAGAATCGCTCTACGCCTTCTCGACGGGCTGCCGCCAATGCCTCCGAGAGTTGTCCTCTAAAAGGAGCAAGATCAAGACGATCCAGATGACAATGTGAATCAATTAATCGTGGTAGCGTGGATGGGGATAATGTCATTGTTTTTAGATCATGGTGCATTTATTTACAATCTGTTGTTAAGATCCATCATCTTTAACCAAAAGATCAGGAATTATCCTTTTAATCGTTCTTTTTCCACCTGATATTCCTCAATGGTAAGATTGCGGAGCTTGGAAGCACGGCCTTCTTCGTTATGCACAAAACCCACACTGGCGACGAACGGCTCGATGATGTGAATCTTTTGCAGTGGCGTAACGATCAAAAGCTGTAAATTAAGTTGCTGGAATAATTTCAAGCCATATTGTGCTGATTCGTCAGAACCGCGTCCGAAGGCCTCATCAATAACCACGAAACGGAAGGATCGCGGAGAATTGCCCATGCTGCCTAATTCTAAGCCGAATTGATAAACTAAACTGGCAGCAAGAATGGTATAGGCCAGTTTTTCTTTTTGTCCACCCGATTTGCCACCCGAATCCGAATAATGCTCATATTCAGTTCCATCCTCGCGCCAGCGTTCGGACGCGGCAAACGTAAACCAGTTACGCACGTCAGTGACCTTGATTACCCAGCGTCGATCTGCCTCGGACTGTCCTTCTCGACCACGAAATTTTTCGATGATTTCTTTAACTTGCAAAAATTTTTTTTCTGAATACTGGCTATCGTCGGAACCCGTCGGGCCACCTTCGGTACAGGCGCGCATTTCATTCTGGAAATCGCGGATAGTGGCATCTTGGGTGAGACCTGCTTCCAGAACAATATAACGGCCAGGGTTATAATCAATTTTAGTGAGTGACCGGTTAATCTGGGCAATGCGTTCCTTAATGGTTTCTCGTTCGCGGTTGAGTTGTGACTGAAAATTGGCTACTTCTCGGATCGTGTTTTCGTTTAATAATTCTTTGAAGCGTGCCTCGAAACGAGGTAAATCATCCGTGCGCAGTAATTCCAACATTTTGCTGTATTCACCACAGGCATCAATGTTGACATCCACTTCCTGAGTATCAAGGCGGTAAGCATCCTTGTATTCTGTCATTAATTTAATGATGCGTTCGCGCAGTTTATTGATATTTTTATTTTCATTGTTAATGCGATTTCCTAGCCAACTGCGCATTTTTTGTTCATCGTCATCATAGGATTCCATGCTTAATTTATGTTCACCCAGAGCTTCCAGGCGCAAGGACTCTAGACGGGAAAAACGCGTTAGGTGGATGGCGTTCCCTGCGGCATCAAGTAAATTTTGGCATTGATGGCGAGAAAATTTAGTGTCCGTTATTTGTTGCGCTATTTTTGAACGTTGATCCTTGGCATTATCCAGTTTTATTTCAATTTTTTTAAGATCCTGCTCGACGGTTATCAACTGACTAGCAAGTTCCTTAAGCAAATTGGAGGTGCTTTCCAGTTCGATTTTTTCATTTTGCAGTTTTGCGATTTCGCTGGCAAGGGATTGCCAGTCAAGTTCACGAAATTCTGGGTATTCATCCAGTTTGGAAAGAATCTCCACGCGAGTTTTAATTGCACCTAAATTCTTTTGCAGCATGGCAATTTGAGTGCCCAACTCGCCAAGGTGCGCTTTGAGTTGTTGTTCTCGGTTTTCCAGTGCGGCGATTTTAGCGGCGTTAGTCCAACCCAGCACATAGCGACTATGGTCGTCGATGCGATAACGGTCATCTTTTTCGTGGCGTTCCCCCGGTGCTTTAATTTGACCAGAACGGGTAATAGCGCGCATTTCACGGCGAAATTGTTCTTGCGTGGCGCAGCAAGCGACATCGAAACGGTGATTAATTTCCCGTTCAAGCCAATCATAATAGGGTGAATCCTTAATCATCAGTTTACGTGCCAGGGAATCACGATGTAAATCGCGCATTTCAGTTCGACCAACGGCGCGTACCCGGAAATAGACCAAGCGCCCGCGAAGCTGGGTGCGATCAACCCATTCGACTACTCTGGCATAATGCGTATCCGGTACTAATAGCGACAGGCCAAAACTGCGGAGCAATCGTTCAGCGGCCCCTTCCCAGTCGCGTTCATTTTCACGAACTTGTAATAATTCACCTGCGAAAGGTATATCCGTTTCTGGCAGCGAGAGCGTGACGCACAGGGAATCACGCATAGCGATTTGTTCACCTGGAATGTTGCTGCGGCGTGCTTTCAGGCTTTTAATTTCTGCGCTCAATTGAGCATGTTCCTGCTTTCCCTGGCGTAGCGCCATGCTGGTTTCCGTCAAGGCATTTTGTAGTTCCATTTCGCGTGTGCGTTCATCCTGATCCAGCGTTGAAAATTGTTGACGTTGAATTAGAAAAGAATCCACATCTCTAGCCGGAGATTGTCCCAAAGCATTAACCAATTCAGCGTGACGTTGTGCCTTCCGTTGACGCGACAAGCGTTCCTTTTCCTTGTCACGGATTTCCTGTTCGAGTAATTCAATGCGATTGCCACCGTTTTCAGCAATATTACGCTTGAGTTCATTTTGTTTATTTTGCAGAGTCTGGCGAAGCTCGGTTAAAGCTTCCACCCGGGAATTCTCTCGTGCCCAGGTAATATTCAAAAGGGCAAGACGTTCATCGAGCAAGGATAATTTTAGACCGGCAAAATAGATCTTTACTGCTTCCTGACAAGCGCATAATTCATCACGCTGGATGGCAAGATCTGTGTGTTGATTACAGTCTGCAACCAATGGGGTCAACAGGATAATTTGACGCTTGGCCTTGAGCACCGCTTGGTGGGTGCAATTCAGGTCATCGAAGTGAGCAATTAACGCTGCTGCTCGTGGTGCCACGTCAAAGGGTTCAAGCATGTGGTTGCGCACAAAGTCAGTCAAATTCCCTACTGACTTCATCGATACGGTCTGGTGAAATAACTCCAGGGCCTGCTCGTTGTCAATGCCGAAACGACGGCGAAACCATGCGCCATAGGGAGGAAAATTATCGAATAATTCTGCGCCTAGCCCACGGAGTTTTTTCCGCAATCCGCTAATGTCCGCGCCAAAATTGGAAAAATGCTCCTTAATGGACAGATCACGCTCAATTCCCAAAAAAAATCGTGCTGGTTGTCCATAAGGATCCTTAATCCAGAATACTTGCGCCAAGGTTATCATCTGACCATGGGCGGAATTATAAAATACTCCAAGAATGACCGAATAAGTATTATCGCCACGCAAGGCAACTGGTTTAGCGGCTCCGCTTAAATCATTGCGCTCGGATTTATAATACCCTAACACGTAGGAACGCAGAGTTCGCTCACTCGCCGCAGCACCCGCAGCCTTGTTATAAGCAATGCGTTGTGTCGGCACCAACAAGGTAGTCACCGCATCAACTAGGGTTGATTTTCCCGAACCAATATCACCAGTCAGCAAAGAATTCCTGCATTCAGGGTGGATCGACCAAACCCGAGCGTTGAAAGTGCCCCAATTGAATACTTCCAGGCGATGAAGACGAAATCCTGTCAGTGTGTCATTAGCGACAAACGCCATTTCCAACTGTTCTTCATTCATCACTCAAACCCTTGTTTCCGTATTCCAATTTGGGACTGATAAGCCGCGAGTCCTTGATCGAAATTAGCCAGCCATTGCGCGTCGACAAAGGCTTTCAGGATCCGTCGCACTTCGAACATTGGTATTGATTCATTCGGTATTTTCAAAATGCGGAGAAAACCCAGCTCGACGATTTTATTAAGGTGGGTATCAACTTGATCGATAATTTTTGCTTCGTTGGTACTTTCTGGGAGGAACACCTGAATTAAGCCAACGATTTCATCGCGTGACAATACCAGGCGAGTATCATTGCCAACCGCGTCGAATTCGGCCAATTTTTTACGCAATAATGCAAGTAACAAACTAACGGGAAACGATAATGGCCGCCGCGCTATCAGGCGTGGTTGCTTGGTGGTATCGTCTGATTCAGCACGCGAACGTAGGAAAGCATATTTTTCCACCTCGTCTAACATCAATTCTAATCCTAGCACCGCCACATAATCACGCACCTGTGCTTGCAGACGCAGTAATCCATTCCATAATTCACCGTCGTTTTCCTGGTAAATGACTCCCTTGAGTAGCGGGACAACCAAGGCTGATAAATCGTAACCTCTGTCGTGGAGAAGAAGAGTTGCTATTTTGTTATTTTTTTCCACCATGTACATGCCCCAGGTAATGAATGCAGGCAATTGTTTCGTATCACAGCAAGCTATCGCTTATAAGGATCAGGAACTCCGGGAGGACGCGTTTTGAAACGACGATGCACCCATAGGTACTGCTCGGGGACTTCCCGTATCCATTCTTCTAGCAGGGCGTTAAGACGGGCTGCGTCTTGATCAGGATCGCCGGGAAAATTTTCTAAGGCTGGAAAGATGCGGATGCGATAATGTCCATTCGGCAGGCGGGCAGGCCAGTAAGGAACCACCGCCGCGCCGGTGATTTTCGCTAGCCTACTTGTTGTCGTGAGGGTCGCGGTGGGCACGCCAAAAAATGGCGCAAAGACCACGCGCGCTCCTCCTTGATCCTGATCCATGGCGTACCACACCGTCGCTCCTTGTTCAAGGCCACGAACCATGGCGCGAATGTCATCACGCGCATAAACCCCTGGACTACGTTGACAGCGGGCACGCAACACCACGGCGTCCGCTAAAGGATTGCGCAATGGACGATACAT from the Gammaproteobacteria bacterium genome contains:
- the metAS gene encoding Homoserine O-succinyltransferase; amino-acid sequence: MPLVAHNGLPSFERLRQEGVNILPACRAAQQDIRELHIGLCNMMPDAALEATERQFFRLIGESNPIAQFHAHPFTLDALPRGESARKHIACYYEPFDKVRKEGLDGLIISGANVTHSELSRESFWQPLIAVIDWALESVTSTLCSCLATHAVLQILYDQRRVAMPRKRWGVYSHRVMDFYHPLVKDINTRFDVPHSRWNDISRQQFEAAGVHILAESEEAGVHLAVSNDRLRMVFFQGHPEYDTISLLKEYKRDTIFYAEGRIQIYPPFPHNYFGLQEQAILNEYREQVEFARARKKIIPKFPEHLISRRLDNTWHDTAEAVVGNWMGCIYQVTHSDRRRPFMENVDPDDPLGLRKI
- a CDS encoding conserved hypothetical protein (Evidence 4 : Unknown function but conserved in other organisms), encoding MYMVEKNNKIATLLLHDRGYDLSALVVPLLKGVIYQENDGELWNGLLRLQAQVRDYVAVLGLELMLDEVEKYAFLRSRAESDDTTKQPRLIARRPLSFPVSLLLALLRKKLAEFDAVGNDTRLVLSRDEIVGLIQVFLPESTNEAKIIDQVDTHLNKIVELGFLRILKIPNESIPMFEVRRILKAFVDAQWLANFDQGLAAYQSQIGIRKQGFE
- the acrA gene encoding Multidrug efflux pump subunit AcrA; translation: MQPIRYRSQSINRMIIFIPIIFLLVGCENKFAAPTPPSVPALTPVPEVATVTIEPSSVELTTELPGRASAYLVAEIRPRVNGIIQKRLFQEGSDVKAGQLLYQIDPVSFQVAQDSARASLGKARASLPSVRARAERYRKLLANNAISQQDYDDALAAVAQTQAEIEYWKTSVEAAQINFDYTRVTAPISGRVGKSNVTDGALVTAYQPLVLATIQQLDPIYVDVSQSSSELLRLKRNVENGRFSMNGKKENKVRIFLEDGTAYPLEGKMQFRDITIDPATGSFSLRIVVPNPNYLLLPGMFLRAVIQDGIIEKAILAPQQGVTRTPKGEPMVLIVDDANTVQRRMLTLNRAIGNQWLVSSGLSGGERVIIEGMMNARPGSVVKLVSLNNSNNSMPGVAATNTNPPAAKSN
- the lpxL gene encoding Lipid A biosynthesis lauroyltransferase; amino-acid sequence: MIGEIPNLADFSAPRYWPTWMGLGVTRLAVALPHKTRLALGAWLGKTSGQWVASRRQTVETNLALCFPALDEQERKQLARRHLESLGMGMIETAMSWWLDDGTLRPLAVLEGEEHLQAAREKGRGVILFTGHFTSLELAGHLLGIHFPLHVMYRPLRNPLADAVVLRARCQRSPGVYARDDIRAMVRGLEQGATVWYAMDQDQGGARVVFAPFFGVPTATLTTTSRLAKITGAAVVPYWPARLPNGHYRIRIFPALENFPGDPDQDAARLNALLEEWIREVPEQYLWVHRRFKTRPPGVPDPYKR
- a CDS encoding zinc/manganese transport system substrate-binding protein, which gives rise to MKSFIIGLLIWYLPEAVWSQEINVVVTFSVLADMVQEVGGNQVKVRMLVGSNGDPHVYEPTPTDSAALAHAELVFVSGLGLEGWMDRLISASGYHGKVVVASNGVETHTLIDHVRENGVKSRNVITTDPHAWTSAANGVIYATNIQAALIAADPAHTAQYQISGDRYLAELRKLDAWARHEIETIPMDKRKIITSHQSFGYLGNAYGIEFRAPIGFSTESEPSAQQVAALIDQIRREQIKAVFIENATDARLVKLVARETGARPGGVLYAEALSKENGPASSYIKMIQYNIKIMKAGMQGDNQ
- a CDS encoding hypothetical protein (Evidence 5 : Unknown function); translation: MGSVPDWLHRESPPNENDLMTKKSKEDFVLLQATVSGHQA
- a CDS encoding ATP-dependent exonuclease SbcCD, C subunit-like protein, whose translation is MMNEEQLEMAFVANDTLTGFRLHRLEVFNWGTFNARVWSIHPECRNSLLTGDIGSGKSTLVDAVTTLLVPTQRIAYNKAAGAAASERTLRSYVLGYYKSERNDLSGAAKPVALRGDNTYSVILGVFYNSAHGQMITLAQVFWIKDPYGQPARFFLGIERDLSIKEHFSNFGADISGLRKKLRGLGAELFDNFPPYGAWFRRRFGIDNEQALELFHQTVSMKSVGNLTDFVRNHMLEPFDVAPRAAALIAHFDDLNCTHQAVLKAKRQIILLTPLVADCNQHTDLAIQRDELCACQEAVKIYFAGLKLSLLDERLALLNITWARENSRVEALTELRQTLQNKQNELKRNIAENGGNRIELLEQEIRDKEKERLSRQRKAQRHAELVNALGQSPARDVDSFLIQRQQFSTLDQDERTREMELQNALTETSMALRQGKQEHAQLSAEIKSLKARRSNIPGEQIAMRDSLCVTLSLPETDIPFAGELLQVRENERDWEGAAERLLRSFGLSLLVPDTHYARVVEWVDRTQLRGRLVYFRVRAVGRTEMRDLHRDSLARKLMIKDSPYYDWLEREINHRFDVACCATQEQFRREMRAITRSGQIKAPGERHEKDDRYRIDDHSRYVLGWTNAAKIAALENREQQLKAHLGELGTQIAMLQKNLGAIKTRVEILSKLDEYPEFRELDWQSLASEIAKLQNEKIELESTSNLLKELASQLITVEQDLKKIEIKLDNAKDQRSKIAQQITDTKFSRHQCQNLLDAAGNAIHLTRFSRLESLRLEALGEHKLSMESYDDDEQKMRSWLGNRINNENKNINKLRERIIKLMTEYKDAYRLDTQEVDVNIDACGEYSKMLELLRTDDLPRFEARFKELLNENTIREVANFQSQLNRERETIKERIAQINRSLTKIDYNPGRYIVLEAGLTQDATIRDFQNEMRACTEGGPTGSDDSQYSEKKFLQVKEIIEKFRGREGQSEADRRWVIKVTDVRNWFTFAASERWREDGTEYEHYSDSGGKSGGQKEKLAYTILAASLVYQFGLELGSMGNSPRSFRFVVIDEAFGRGSDESAQYGLKLFQQLNLQLLIVTPLQKIHIIEPFVASVGFVHNEEGRASKLRNLTIEEYQVEKERLKG
- the tsaB gene encoding tRNA threonylcarbamoyladenosine biosynthesis protein TsaB; protein product: MIHWDYEKFEMKILAIETSTDACSCALWLNEEIREQFVLAPRSHGTLILSMVDELLREGGLGLKELDGLAFGCGPGAFTGLRIAAGVVQGLAFAAELPVVAISSLAALAQATRNYSPHGEIGEQILAIQDARMGEVYHGAFRRGSDFLVRVVGAVSVCRPEQVTLPPGDGGWIIVGSGWGTHGTVLIQSLTGSAITILSELLYPRAGDVARLAVSELAAGRGMPAEQALPVYLRQLSLKMCA
- the ycfH gene encoding Uncharacterized metal-dependent hydrolase YcfH produces the protein MHHDLKTMTLSPSTLPRLIDSHCHLDRLDLAPFRGQLSEALAAARREGVERFLCVSINLDNFSQILTIAENFSDVHISVGIHPGECVSHEPEVEELIALAQHPAVVAIGETGLDYHYHQGDSGWQQERFRRHIIAARAVGKPLIIHSREARADTLRILAEEGAREVGGIMHCFTEDWNTARAAWELGFYISFSGIITFRNAVELREVAIRLPLESLLVETDSPYLAPVPYRGKSNHPAWVRYVAEQLAKVRKMELITLAEATTTNFLRLMTAHGSLK